In the genome of uncultured Sphaerochaeta sp., the window TTACCCGACACAAGAAGGTTGCGGGATACGTACTGGCAATTGCCGGCATGGTGCAGACCATACCAGGTCTGGTGATGCTCGGATTTGCCCTCATTCTCATGGGCATCGGGACCCTTCCGGCCCTGGCAGTCCTTTCGATTTACTCGATCCTGCCCATCCTGCGCAATACCTATACCGGCATCATCGAGGTGCTTCCTTCCTATAAGGATGCGGCAAAAGGCATCGGCATGACCAAGAGGCAAATCCTCTTCAAGGTCGAGCTTCCCCTTGCCCTTCCTGCCATTGTCAGCGGGATCCGCATCAGCGCCGTCTACATCGTCAGCTGGGCTACCCTTGCCGGCATGATCGGGGCCGGAGGCCTCGGAGATTGGATCTGGACAGGACTGGCCACCTACAACACCGACTATATCCTGGCAGGGGCCATCCCCTCCGCCATTCTCGCTTTTGCGTTCAGTGCCTTCATCGGCCTGCTGCAAAAGCTCATCACCCCACGTGGGCTAAGGAGGAATGCATGAGCGAACTGATGCGTGCAATCGCTGAACATCTTACCATTGTGGCTGTTTCCATGTTCTTTGCAGCCATCCTGGGTATCGCACTTGGAGTCATCTCCTACTGGAGAAGAAAACTCGGATCGGTGATCATCAGCATCGCCGAACTCATCCAGACCATTCCTTCCCTGGCACTGCTCGCCCTGCTGATGATCATCTTCGGGCTTGGCGACCTGACGATGGGTGTTGCCCTCGTGCTCTATGCACTGCTTCCCATCATCCGCAACACCTACACCAGCCTGACCCAGCTGCCACCGCACATCATTGACGCGGCACGCGGGATGGGCATGAGCAGAGCCCAACGCCTGATGAAGGTGGAGATTCCCCTCTCCATCCCCATGATCTTCTCAGGGTTCAAGGTAGCCCTGGTCAACTCCCTTTCCATTGCCGTCATGGGCGTGCTCATCGGCTCGGGAGGCTTGGGATACATCATCTACCGCGGCATCCAACAACGGAATATGGACCGCATCCTGCTGGGAGCCATCCCAGTGGTGCTCATCGCCCTGCTCTTTGACTATCTGATGGGCAAAGCAGAAAAACGACTGATCAAACACACACGATAAGGAGACCTACCACTATGCACAAGAAAAAATTGACTACCATCGCAGCACTGCTGCTTGCAACACTCGCCCTGGCCTTTACCGGCTGCGCAAAGAGTGGCACCATCACCATCGGAAGCAAGGACTTCGGAGAGAACATCGTCATCGGCGAGATGCTCGCCCAACTGGTGGAAGCCCATACCGATCTGAAGGTAAACCGCAAACTGAACCTCGGTGGCACCTTTGTCAACTTCAATGCGATCAAGAACGACCAGATTGATGTCTATCCCGAGTACACCGGGACCGGCCTCACCGCCCACCTCAAGATGGACGTAATCAACGATGCAGACCAGTCCTACCAGATTGTCCAGGAAGAGTTTGCCAAACAATTTGACATTGCCTGGCTTGCTCCGTTCGGTTTCAACAATACCTACACCTTGGCGGTGACTCCGGAAGTCTATGAGGCCTACGGCGTTGAGACCTACAGTGACCTGGTCCCGAATGCGAGCGATCTGGTCTTTGGGGCCGAACATGAGTTCTTTGACCGTCAGGACGGCTTTGAGGGCCTGGCGAAACTGTACGGGCTCACCTTCAAGGGCGACCCGATGAAGCTCAATGCCTCCTTGAAGTATCAGGCGATCGGACGCGGAGACATGGATGTCACCAACGCATTCGCCACCGATGGTCCGATCAAGCAGTACAACCTCAAGGTTCTCACCGATGACCTTGGCTTCTTCCCTCCCTACTATGCAGCACCAATCGTGCGCCAGGAGGTGTTGGAGAAGCACCCTGAACTCAAGGATGTACTGAATATGCTTGCAGGCAAACTCGATGATGCTACCATGACCGAGCTCAATTACCTGGTGGACGTGGAAGGAAAGGCAGTGGAACAGGTTGCCGCTGACTTCCTCAAGTCTCAGAACCTCGTGTAGCCACCCTATCAGGGAGCTCTCTCGGGAGCAGGGGCAGTTGCCTCTGCTCCCGAACTTTCTTTCCGTGGTTGCAGCAACAGGGGAAAGCCTCCATACTGTGCCTTCATATCAGCTTAGGAGTTGTCCATGCACCATGACAAGGATACTGCACC includes:
- a CDS encoding glycine betaine ABC transporter substrate-binding protein; this translates as MHKKKLTTIAALLLATLALAFTGCAKSGTITIGSKDFGENIVIGEMLAQLVEAHTDLKVNRKLNLGGTFVNFNAIKNDQIDVYPEYTGTGLTAHLKMDVINDADQSYQIVQEEFAKQFDIAWLAPFGFNNTYTLAVTPEVYEAYGVETYSDLVPNASDLVFGAEHEFFDRQDGFEGLAKLYGLTFKGDPMKLNASLKYQAIGRGDMDVTNAFATDGPIKQYNLKVLTDDLGFFPPYYAAPIVRQEVLEKHPELKDVLNMLAGKLDDATMTELNYLVDVEGKAVEQVAADFLKSQNLV
- a CDS encoding ABC transporter permease — its product is MKLITFFTNNSQAMLASFGQHIALVLISVGIGMLIAIPLGILLTRHKKVAGYVLAIAGMVQTIPGLVMLGFALILMGIGTLPALAVLSIYSILPILRNTYTGIIEVLPSYKDAAKGIGMTKRQILFKVELPLALPAIVSGIRISAVYIVSWATLAGMIGAGGLGDWIWTGLATYNTDYILAGAIPSAILAFAFSAFIGLLQKLITPRGLRRNA
- a CDS encoding ABC transporter permease, whose protein sequence is MSELMRAIAEHLTIVAVSMFFAAILGIALGVISYWRRKLGSVIISIAELIQTIPSLALLALLMIIFGLGDLTMGVALVLYALLPIIRNTYTSLTQLPPHIIDAARGMGMSRAQRLMKVEIPLSIPMIFSGFKVALVNSLSIAVMGVLIGSGGLGYIIYRGIQQRNMDRILLGAIPVVLIALLFDYLMGKAEKRLIKHTR